A window of Bombus huntii isolate Logan2020A chromosome 12, iyBomHunt1.1, whole genome shotgun sequence genomic DNA:
ACGAGTAGGCCGATAGCACGCAGAGTTTTTCGTTTATATAGAGAGCGGCTATTCTATAGGGTAATAGGGAGCATGATTTCTCTTAATCATGGCTTGCGAGAACGTACAAGTGGCGTAACGCGTTCCACCTAGTTGATGTAAACTGAATTTCAATAAACGTAGCTAGCATAGAAACAGAAGGCATAACGAGCAGTTTGGAACGATTAAAGATTTCTTTTTGGCACTGATTCTCTGATGCGAAAGACGAGcgaacgagagagaaagagggttcacttttatttttcctttcgtCGCGATAAGTTGATTTactttttcttccatttccaCGCGAAACCCGTTCCACACTTGCAATTAGATATGATCCAGCGAGGATAATGAGAAGAAAGTTACTTCCGAGATGGTTATCGCACGAACATGCAGATATATGTAGTCGTTTTCTGTTCGTGCTAATTTTGCTAATTTAATTCGTGTATATCATCCACGGATATTGTCTCGGAAGACGCGAGGCTGATTTAGTTTCGCtctttatcaatttcgtagATTCGTCGTCTAAATACGTAACTAGCGTTCGGTGTCGCAAAAAGTACACGATTTGTCTGCATAAATTTATCAATGCAGAACAAGTTGATTAGCGCGGTAATCTCTGGTATATCGAAAACAACGATTTTGCTTCCATACTTTGCAAAGTATGGAATTATTCCGATGGCTATTTCGATTTCTGTTATTTAATCGTGTAGATATATCTGACACGGCACATCGACACGATCAATTCCGATATGGACCTTGGTCCGTTTCTTTCTACGTCTGTGTATGTTCGAGCGATATGTCtgcgaaataatttttatcaaacGATCGATACGATCGTCTTTGTGATTCAAGGTATCCGTAGAGGAATAAGTCATGATCGTGTGACGTCGGATACGCATGGCGAGACAGTGTCAGAAATTCAGTCGGTTAATCACGAAAAACGACGATACGTACCTTGGTAACATACGTTACTATACAGAAGAACTTCGTAGGTCGTTAGACTTAAAAATATCAGGTATCACCCGTTGGCATAAAAAGCAGAAAACACTCGGTCTGCAAGGGAAAAAAAGGACAACATTCTCTTCCAACTCAAACACGCTCGTACAAACACGTTCCAACTACGACTCTGCGAGTTCTAAACATCGTTTCAATAGCTACGCAAGGTGAACAAAGCTGTTGGCAAAATGACGTTTTTATTCGAAGAACTGCCTTCTCCTTCTATTTATAGAAGCTTTTCGCCGACTGATAAGTTAATCCTCTGTTTACCTATAACGAGAGAAGGCTTTTCAAATCGATCAAATTTCAATCCCTGTGTCACGTAAGAGACACAAGAAATCACGAAATTGACAGTTCACCGGTGATAGTTGCAACGTttcgtaaataaaataaagaattgaACTTTAGACATAGcagtaaaatttattgtacgaATGCAATAGAGTGACGGTTCATAGTGTTATAACAAAGAATGTCGACAGCTAGTTTTAGCAAGGTTTATATACACTATGGGTTTAGGTCCTATGATAGGGACGTCGCCGGGGCCCAGGTCAGAGATGGTCATGCTGTTATTGTTTTCTGACACTGAAATACTCTCTTTATTGTTGTTTCGATGGCCTGCAGGATGTTCGTTAGAGCCCCTTGGTTTTTCTATTGTTTATGGGTCGGTGACACCTACGTTCCTCTTCGCCTGCCTAACGCACACGGTCGATGGAGGATAATCACGTTACAAGGACACTTTCGAATAACTGCTTCTCCTCGACTGACCAGCTGAAAATCAgtgtaaattaaaattcgaaGATGAAACGAAGATAGCGATTTCTAGAGGCGTCGTCCTATCGTCTGTCGGAAACTTCGATCCTTAATTAATTCATATGTAACTTTGTCCTCTGTCACGATGTGTCTTCGTGACTCGAAAAGGTACACCTAAGTTGCTACAACGCTCAAGTCAGAACGCAATGatttataaagtataataaatagCAGTAGTCTTGTACCGCTAGCGATTCACAGCTTTTCCATTGCTTTAGCAAAATTCATATAGAGAGGAACGGTACAGGGTGTACAGTTAATTGTCCAGCGTGAAAAGCATAGTTTCACGATGTCCCCGGATCGATGATGCAACGAAACAGGGGGGTACCGTTGGTTACTTCCGGACCAGTCGATGGCCGAAACAGTAAGGAGCCGGCTGGCAAAGGCCGTTTACACGGTTCCCGGTTTGCAAGCTACTCTGTTATTCGACCAAGGAGCCATCGGAAATACCTGTTGGCGGTCTGGTGAATGAGTGGGAGGATTATGTCTATATCGTGCGACTTGCCGTGATCACGAGCACCGCGTTCAGGATGCATCGCATTTGCATAGATAACCCGTAAGCTTGAAACCGGCTACCTGTGTGCCGTCTTGCGATCGTGATACTCCTCTATTTCGCGTGTGATCGATAGTGTGCTGTTCGAAGTGCCGTTGTGAAAGGTGCCGATCAAACGTATCAAGGTAGAAACACTTTCTTCTTCTGTTGATTTTCACGCTAATTGATTTGTCAGATAGATAACTCGCAGAGCAAATAGGAAGCAACTCTTCGATATCTTCTTTTATTGGAAGGTAATTATCGCGTGAACGATGCGATGAAAGCTTCGATATTGAATCGTCAATTGCCTTTTCTTACGCTTGCGTTTTCTCTCTCCTTTATACACGGCGAGATCCAGTTATTTTCGCAATCGATCCATTAATGCCACGACGAAAGCGATTCTGTtagataatattttatccaTTTTGCTGCACTCTTCATATTTGTTCTTTCGAATGCGTGGCTTTTGAGGACTGGTTGAGCCATTCGGAAGGCGCATCGATCGACTGCATAAACGAGAAGCGGGAAAGAGGGTGATATCGCAAACactgttttttaaattcacCTGGCAATTTGGAATTATTTAGCGGGCAAAGTCACGCGACTAAATAattcgttcttttcttttcttcttttgacAATCCAAAATTATTCGCGTACTTATGTATTAATGAATTCTTTCAAGAGATGGCCTCTAAGGCAGTCAACCGATAGCAGTGGAAAAATTGAATCGATACGTTCAACGTAAAGCTGGAACAAAGGGAAGATGACAAAGGAAAGAAgctattgaaaaatattataaaaaatgcCAGGCATCTAGATTTTATCGTCGCAAATAATAATCGACAGATTGGCCAATGCATAGTAGCTTTGACAAAAAGCGTCAAAGGCTTCGATCGCTCCTATCTATACCGAGCCATAGGAAATCGATGATTCACATAATAGTCGCTCGAAATTACGACAGAATCGCGGCTGGTTAGATCGTAAGTTCTTTACAACGAGCCCTGCCTTCCAATCCAGAATCGTCGTCATTTTTACAGGAGCATATCGTGCCGGAAATGATTGCCAGTACGATCCTTGGAAATCGTGGAACCGATCGTTCCGGCTGGCTGGCCATCTTTAAAGAGTCTGATCCGATTGATCAGCCTGTAAAACGTCGATTTAATAGTAGCGCGGCACGACATTCACTGATTTGATTAATGCTGCTTCCCGCAAGCATCTGCAGCTCGACCAACCAATGCCCACAGCTAATCCTTCCTCGCCTACTACATTTTAGATGTAATTACATCCACTCAATGAAGATTCTGTTTCAAAGAATGATCAGTGAATCGCGTAATCGTTTTTACTATAATTCCATCTCGTTACGTGATTTGAAggaatactttttttttttattcacgTATCGTACCCTAGTTAGGTATCGCGTGTTTCGCTTTTTCATACAACGATCTCGTTGCGCTTCGATTGAAAAGGCAAACAATCGTCGAATTTCAATAGCCAGGCTATAAACAAGCTTCTCGGTTTGCCAGATAGGTCAGCTTCTACGTACGTAAGATACAACGAGGTTgtgtacaacaaaatcggtcaAAGTTTCCACGCTGCGAGTGCCTGGATGAGCAGATGGACAGAAATTTGGGAAAATCTCCGGCTTTGGGAATCTCAGCCAGTAACTTGTAATCCTCAGGAGAATCAATGATATTACTAATATGAAATATCTGGCGGAATATTAATAGAAGTCGTAGTTTGATATTTGAAACCGTTCGAGGTACCAAAATATCGGGTTGCTCGGAAAGTTCGTTTCGATTTTTAAGGAATTTGGTCGACGTGAGAGATCAGGTTGAAAAGTTTCTCACCGAAAAACCTGAGAGGTTTTGCAAGCATGGAATATTCAAGTTGCGCGAAAGATGGGGAAATCTTGTGCAATAAAATGGCACCTATATGACTCAGTAAACGAATGGAAATATCAGGTCATgccataagttcgtgccgtttttcgagcggttatatatgttattttttttaaacacctatGAATCGTTGTCTTAGGTATTGTCAAACTTcgtgatttttcaacaagatccCGAATTTTATCTTCGTCTGTCCGAGGAGGACGCCCGGAGCGTTCCTCGtcttctaaacagaaattcccagctcTAAAACGTTGGAACCACTTCCTACAGGTGCGAGATGAAAGCGCATTTTCTCCGTAAACAGCACATGTGTTTTCCGTGGCAATTGTTGCAGAACTTCCTTTCCGAAGTCACTGTGTTCGCTATATTACGATCTTATAACCACGAAAATCTGCTCTAGCCTGTTCTCGATCAGCTAAGCTCAAGTGCATTGGTCCCTTATCGCCGTATGTTTATAAATCGACACACGAGATGTATACACAAAAGtcggcacgaacttatgggatgaccCCCATATAAATCGGAACGAACTTTCCGGGCGACCCAATAGTCCTACAAGATTCCACGATTACAAACGTGTTTTTATTATCACGCATTAGCTTTTGAAAATCAGCTTAGTCGCGTGATAAGCGTTTTATTgcgaaaatatttgtatcCTTCGTATTTGCAATTAAAACACATCTTGTCAAAGGTAGGCGTCCGGATACTTTTGAACGGTAGTGTACACGTATCTTCGCGAAAGTTACCTTGGGACGTAGTCCCGTTAATTTCGAAAGGGTTAATTCCAGATGTCGTTATATGGCGAAGGTTACCGTATCTCGGCGCGGCTTACTTTTTCCCCAGTTGAACCGACAAGCTTTCGACGAGCAGCCAAGGCGCACTGCAGACCTGGCAAACGGCGAAACCGAAAGGCTATACTGCGAAAACATGCAAAactcgtttttttcttttcgcaTAATTCAGACGCGGTACAGAAAAATGACGTAGATTTCCTACTAACGCAAGCGATGTCAAACGCAAGCTCCACTTTCCACGTTCATTTTCACTCGTACGTTGGACAGGCGTGTCTGCCCTCGGTGTTACCGCGTTCGTTACCAAGTAAAGTAGGAACTCGCACCTTGCAATTTAATTACTCGCTAATTGCGTCATTCGTCCAACGTTTAAACACGCGTTACCCATTTTCCTTCGGGAAGGTACATTTTTGGGTCACGCCTTTATCGATTCGAATGTTGGAAAGTGCGCTACGCTCGACCTACACTTCCTCCCTTATTTACTTTATCCGAAAAGGTGGCACTGCGGATCTTGGCCGATCCGAATTTATTGGAGCGCAAGGACCTTCGAATGAAAAAGACCGTCAGATTAACGGGGTATGTATTATACAGAGATTTCTACCGTAGGTCGAGTAGAGATAGGATATTCAAAGTACCGAACATAATAAATAACCTCAAGGATACAGCAGGCTTCGAAAGGTCTGGCTTAAAATTTGCACATAAGCTCGATGGATGGAAGGAAGAAAAGGTACGAATAAACGTCTCTTCGAAGGCACGTCTTTATTGTGACATAATTTAACTTATAATACTAGCACACTTTAATTGTCGTATGGGCAAACGAGAATTAGTATCTTTGTACGAAAAAAGAGGAGTAATAAATCGTATCACGATCATTCGAAACGATATTGAGATCTGTTATCGATGACCATTGATATGATACACGGTAATATCGCATTCTGGCAGTCTCGTATCAACTACCGTACGAGCAAAGATACGTACACGCGCGTACAATAGCCGCATCACACACACACGCGTACGTCCTATTATCTATTGCAAACTTTCGTGgcttattttatcatttaataaatataagagCGGCGGATTAGAATTTCTAATTGACTGTTAGCGTGTTTCGTGATAATTCGAATTTTCACGTTCGTTTCGCCGGCTGGATCTTCTTTTTGGTGCGAAACGAAACGGAGGATTCCGCGTGCTCCGACTTACGTAAACATCGGCTGTTCATAACTGTTCGCGGCTCGTTAACGATTTCGATGCGTGCACGGTTGCGTGAATAGCCGGAGAAAAGTCAAGGAAAGTCGTATGCGTTTTAACGAACGAAACCACTTCCTGATCCGCGATCCTCTGTATGCGAACAATACGCGTGCCATTCGCGTTCCCGTGTGCACGCCGGAAATCGAAAACAAGCCCAATCGATACGTCTGCCTTTTCTTTGTTCTCGTTTCTGAATGCGAGGCAAGCGTTAACGGCAAGTGCGAGGCGGATTAAGACTCAACCGCAGTTCATTTAGCTGGTCAGTTGTTACGTGCTTTTCCTCGGAATATACCGCGTTTCACAATGAGACCGATTTATTGCGCACAATcgtacaaaaataattttacgcTACGagctgtttctttttttctctctttcgacAAGGCACTCGGCCCTCTCGCTTCCCACCGGACCGTTTGCCCATTCAAGAGGAAATTTTACATTAGAACCACGAATAAGACTAGTATCAGATTTTTTGATACCTTGCAATTACTAATAATAAGCGAGTTATTTTTGCTAATAGAATATTAACGTTTACTTTTACTGAGACAGAGATATAGCTAAGCGTTCTTATTAAATTGGACGTAGAATCGAGCAACAGAAGTGCGGCGTAACCTATATACATAGTTTGTCGTTTACCAATTCACTAATATCGTTACTTAGCAAATTACAGAGCAAGACGACCGTAGTtcaatggaaattaaattaagaaagaaaGCAGAAAATTAACTTCGACCCAGATACAGGATAtggaaacaaaaatattcaaaagaatTCTTGTTTCGCGAATCATTCTCTCGCACGAGGAAACAAAAAATCGTATAATAAAGGGACATTTAATCGTTCGTCGGCGTAAGTTGAGTTTACAAAAATAGCTCGGCTGGTTGCTGTTAATAAACGGAAGTCTACGTTCACGGTCGTTATTGTTAAGAAATTGCTACCCGCAGGAGCCGCGTGTTTCCTAGCTCGCGTCGTGAAAACGTGCCGGAACATCCGCAAATTAcctgtaaaatattattgtcGAACGCGCGAACACTCGTCCGATAAACCGTGACTATTAGCGGACATGCTAGCTGGCTCTATGCAAATGATTATAGAACAGGAAGCGTCCGGGTCGACGAACCAAGATCGCCAACATTTTAGCGGAACTTGTTATCCCGTTTGCGTAATGAAAATCGATCGACGAGATGGCCGTGGTCGATCGCGTGTCTCGCGAATTTCGCCAAAGTTTGATTTTAATTACCCGTCGAAAATTGAGATTAACGACGCCCATTAATCGAGCTTCTCGCGCCGTTAACAATCCACTTAATTGAATAGACTCGCAACTATAGAAACACGCCTGAACGAGAACGgaatattttttccttcgCTTGGGAGTCGCCGCTTGGGAGTCGTTCATTCAGCCAGGCAGTCATTCGATCTGTCGAGATTTATTAGCGACGAGTTGTTCTTTCCCCGAGAGAAGCATCGTCGAGGGagctctcttttttttctcgcGTGACGCGTTCACCtgaatttttactttgcttTGTAAATTGGTTGGAATCAAGCGGGTCGTGTTATTATTGACAAAACGTCTAGCCCGTCATTCAGAACTCATTAACCTCGTATTACCGCCCCAGGCTTTCCATTTGATTTCCCGTTTAAAGCTCACGGAAGCTTGCACTCGTGTCGGCTAGCATTCGCGTACGGATCGACCCACATAGATCGCCTCGTGATTACTCTGCAGCTCTAGATCGTAAGAACGATTAAAGTGaaagaaaatgtataaaacaGAACACATTTATGGTACACATGTATTTGTACGATACAACGACGTGACGCTTATTATATTCGCTGCCGAATATCGCAAAATCACGTGTACGTGTTCTCTCACTTTATCGTATCTTTATCGTTCCATTGTGTATCGTTGCTCGAACGTACGATTCGTGGCACAGAACGATAGATTCGATCTAAAACTATTCTTGTTAGTCAGGTGTTTCTACGCTCGGTGATAGAGAGTTTATGAATCGATCGATTCGCGTCGCTCAGCAGGATGTCGTTGTGAAGATAGCTGATCAGAGCCGTGCAAACCCGATCCGCTCCTTTCGTGACAAAGTAGTACAAGGGCGCCCAACTTTTCGTGTTGATGTAGAACATGGAGGCGATTGTCAAGCGATCGGTCTCGCTGATCTGTTTCGCGAACTTGATGAACGTGTAGAATTGGGATTTCGTGGCTGGCGCGTAGACAGACCTCAGCTGCGGTCCCATGTCGCCCAGCAGTTGATAGAACTTCTGGCCGCGGAATCTGCTGCCTAGTATATTGATCGTGTGCAAATTACGGCACCTCTCCAGTATGCGGATCAGGTATCCCGAGCGTAGGTACAATTTCGACGTGGAACCTGCAGCAGAATATTTCTCTTACTCTATCATCGGTTCAGAGATAGCGACGCTATCGCGATTTTGACAACCGGACGAATTCTTTTTTGTCGTAGTTATCGTACGATTTACAGTGAGCATCATTAATCCTCAATTGGTAGTGTTGGACCGTAATTGATCTATACGAGTTTAACTTATGTTAGCTGATCCAAATTCCTTTATTTTAATTtggattctgtgttttacacGATGTAGAGCTCTCGTAAAATAGAGAATAGAGGGAATTAGAAGAAATTCTATGAAATAAGTATGTTTTATTACCTATAGATAGACTCTTACCAACCTCCTTGGATAAAGTACTCCACTGTGCATTTTTTCTGCTAATTTTCTCGCGGAAgttgttcgttcgttcgtttgttCGTACGTCAGTATGGAGATGTATGCAAAACGAACTGGCTGTATTTTCGCACCCGGCATCGTTAACCATTAAAATTGAATGCAAATACTGTCGCGTTTATGTTGTTGCCTAGAAACTTATCGTCGCAGTATCGCAAATAAAATACGACCGGTGTGGTGGTGGTAGTGGATGGAATGTCGAAAGAAACTGATTGCGAAAAACGTGAATTGCATTCTGCGTTGCTTCGCTCGTGAGAGGAATTCATGCAGATC
This region includes:
- the LOC126872063 gene encoding uncharacterized protein LOC126872063 — encoded protein: MDELAITPEPIRKRARIGNKCDAQTVVPTSFSIARISSLPVEIILQIFSYLSCKELYAVSQVSVLFNRLAYDPFLWRTYEVTSNEQDTAEVIKELKRMPLLKKFSISVRPDCDEILRQLSLTNKNLEELHISNCTGSTSKLYLRSGYLIRILERCRNLHTINILGSRFRGQKFYQLLGDMGPQLRSVYAPATKSQFYTFIKFAKQISETDRLTIASMFYINTKSWAPLYYFVTKGADRVCTALISYLHNDILLSDANRSIHKLSITERRNT